The following coding sequences are from one Candidatus Zixiibacteriota bacterium window:
- a CDS encoding 30S ribosomal protein S12, producing MPRISQLIRKGRKQVTVKTNTPALKNCPQKRGVCTRVYTSTPKKPNSALRKVARVRLTNQMEVTAYIPGEGHNLQEHSIVLIRGGRVKDLPGVRYHIIRGTMDASGVADRTQSRSKYGAKRPKK from the coding sequence TTGCCCAGGATTAGTCAGTTGATACGCAAAGGCCGGAAGCAGGTAACCGTCAAAACCAATACCCCGGCGTTGAAAAACTGCCCTCAGAAGCGAGGTGTCTGTACGAGAGTGTATACTTCGACACCCAAGAAACCGAATTCTGCACTGCGTAAGGTTGCCCGCGTCAGGTTGACTAATCAAATGGAAGTCACGGCTTATATTCCCGGTGAGGGGCACAACCTCCAGGAGCACTCGATTGTCTTGATCCGGGGCGGCCGTGTCAAGGATCTTCCGGGTGTGCGCTATCATATTATTCGCGGCACTATGGATGCTTCGGGTGTGGCCGACCGAACCCAGAGTCGATCCAAATACGGTGCCAAGCGGCCGAAGAAATAA